From Amphritea atlantica, a single genomic window includes:
- the cysS gene encoding cysteine--tRNA ligase, producing the protein MLQIYNTLTKEKAPFQPLEEGKINMYVCGITVYDFCHIGHARVMVAFDVITRYLRARGWDVTYIRNITDVDDKIIKRAAENGERPDQLTERMIDAMHEDEDKLSVLRPDQEPRATGHMQDIIDMVQVLIDKGFAYAADNGDVYYRVEKFADYGKLTNKNVDELRSGARVEVQDAKESPLDFVLWKAAKPDEVSWDSPWGAGRPGWHIECSAMSKCCLGDTFDIHGGGPDLPFPHHENEIAQSEAANGVKFVNTWMHAGAVRVNAEKMSKSLGNFFTIRDVLEKYDAEVVRYFLSSVHYRSYIDYSESSLKEARSALERFYQALNDVEPVTAALENDYEQRFYAAMDDDFNTPKALAVLFELVNELNTATRAGDAKAPALAAQLKQLAGVLGLLQQQPEAFLQGESKVGEITPEQIETLIQQRADAKKAKDFAAADQIREDLVAQGIILKDSREGTTWFREG; encoded by the coding sequence ATGTTGCAGATCTATAACACCCTGACCAAAGAGAAAGCCCCGTTCCAACCACTGGAAGAGGGCAAGATCAACATGTATGTATGCGGTATCACCGTATACGACTTCTGTCATATCGGACATGCACGGGTGATGGTTGCGTTTGACGTGATCACCCGTTACCTGCGAGCCCGTGGCTGGGATGTCACCTATATCCGCAATATCACCGATGTTGATGACAAAATTATAAAACGTGCCGCTGAGAACGGAGAACGTCCCGATCAGCTGACTGAGCGAATGATCGATGCGATGCACGAAGATGAAGACAAACTCAGCGTGCTGCGCCCCGATCAGGAGCCCCGTGCCACCGGGCATATGCAGGATATTATCGATATGGTGCAGGTGCTGATTGATAAGGGCTTTGCCTATGCCGCTGATAATGGCGATGTCTATTACCGGGTAGAGAAGTTTGCTGACTACGGCAAACTGACCAATAAAAATGTTGATGAGTTACGCTCCGGGGCCCGGGTAGAGGTACAGGATGCCAAAGAGAGTCCGCTGGATTTTGTCCTCTGGAAAGCAGCAAAGCCGGATGAGGTCAGCTGGGATTCTCCCTGGGGCGCGGGCCGTCCGGGCTGGCATATCGAATGTTCCGCGATGTCTAAATGCTGTCTGGGTGATACCTTTGATATCCATGGCGGCGGACCCGACCTGCCGTTCCCGCACCATGAGAATGAGATCGCTCAGTCTGAAGCTGCGAATGGTGTTAAGTTTGTAAATACCTGGATGCACGCCGGCGCAGTACGGGTGAATGCTGAGAAGATGTCCAAGTCCCTGGGGAACTTCTTTACCATTCGCGATGTGCTGGAAAAGTATGATGCTGAAGTGGTCCGCTACTTTCTCTCTTCCGTACACTATCGCAGCTATATCGACTATTCCGAAAGCAGCCTGAAAGAGGCGCGCAGCGCCCTGGAACGTTTTTATCAGGCGCTTAACGACGTAGAGCCGGTCACTGCGGCCCTGGAAAATGACTACGAGCAACGTTTTTACGCGGCCATGGACGATGATTTCAATACCCCCAAAGCGCTGGCGGTATTGTTTGAACTGGTTAATGAACTGAATACGGCAACCCGTGCCGGGGATGCTAAAGCACCTGCGCTGGCGGCTCAGCTGAAACAACTGGCTGGCGTTCTTGGCCTGTTACAACAGCAGCCGGAAGCCTTCCTGCAGGGTGAGAGTAAAGTGGGGGAGATCACCCCGGAACAGATCGAAACACTGATTCAGCAGCGTGCTGATGCGAAAAAGGCTAAAGACTTCGCTGCCGCTGATCAGATTCGTGAAGACCTCGTGGCACAGGGTATTATCCTCAAGGACAGCCGTGAAGGGACGACCTGGTTCCGTGAAGGCTGA
- a CDS encoding DUF2064 domain-containing protein — MNQQTTLIIFCKRPMHGQGKQRIAATLGKDAAYQVACALLNCALEDARSWPGPVVLSPGCEADRQWAEDLLLCECQVVPQCAGNLGKKLNYVDQIVRQQGSSRLLFIGTDAPEHNAQRYAEFNQLLNDNDIVLAPAEDGGVTGMGGRCPWPALDNLPWSTPQLGEQLTAVCKEAGFQVAFSSVGYDVDTEADLHRLLDSLAYDARPARQQLLQLLHVLLSKK, encoded by the coding sequence ATGAATCAACAGACAACACTGATCATCTTTTGTAAACGGCCCATGCATGGCCAGGGTAAACAGCGTATAGCGGCGACACTGGGTAAAGATGCTGCCTATCAGGTTGCCTGTGCGTTACTGAATTGCGCCCTTGAAGATGCCAGGAGCTGGCCGGGGCCGGTGGTGCTGTCTCCTGGTTGTGAAGCTGATCGCCAATGGGCAGAAGACCTGTTGTTATGTGAATGTCAGGTTGTACCTCAATGCGCAGGAAACCTGGGGAAAAAACTCAACTATGTCGATCAGATAGTGCGGCAGCAGGGTAGTTCACGGTTACTGTTTATCGGCACCGATGCTCCTGAGCACAACGCCCAACGCTATGCTGAGTTTAACCAGCTGTTAAACGATAATGATATTGTTCTTGCGCCTGCCGAAGATGGTGGCGTCACCGGGATGGGCGGTCGCTGTCCCTGGCCTGCGCTGGACAATCTGCCCTGGAGCACCCCGCAGCTGGGTGAGCAGTTGACCGCAGTCTGCAAAGAGGCGGGTTTTCAGGTTGCTTTCAGTTCCGTTGGTTACGATGTGGATACTGAAGCTGATCTGCATCGGCTGCTGGATTCACTTGCCTATGATGCCAGGCCAGCCAGACAACAGCTGCTACAACTGTTGCACGTGTTACTGAGCAAAAAGTAA
- a CDS encoding radical SAM protein, with the protein MERIRSRDWYTTADGADRGYIRSHLLKELWFHTGTACNLSCDFCLEGSGPGDQRLELLKLADVSPYIDQALELGVQQFSFTGGEPFLAKDLIRILQLASEHAPCLVLTNGTDALQKRLHLLVPLLQSRYPVSFRISIDSPIETEHDAGRGEGMFDLALKGMKALNDMGFQVSVARHMAEGEDSAEVERQYRDLLVSRGIPAETKFVAFPDFLPPGSHGHGPDITTNCMTQYHTEESRNSFMCAFSKMVVKQNGRMRIYACTLVDDDPEYDMGDNLRQALEQQVSMKHHRCFSCFKYGASCSET; encoded by the coding sequence ATGGAACGGATACGGAGTCGTGACTGGTATACAACAGCTGATGGGGCTGACCGGGGTTATATCCGCTCCCATCTGCTGAAGGAGTTGTGGTTTCATACCGGAACTGCCTGCAATCTTAGCTGTGATTTCTGTCTTGAGGGTTCAGGCCCCGGAGATCAGCGGCTGGAATTGCTGAAGCTTGCGGATGTGTCGCCCTATATCGATCAGGCCCTTGAGCTGGGGGTGCAACAGTTCTCTTTTACCGGTGGTGAACCTTTTCTGGCCAAAGACCTGATCAGGATTCTCCAGCTGGCGTCAGAGCATGCACCCTGTCTGGTACTGACCAACGGCACCGATGCATTACAGAAGCGTCTGCATCTGCTCGTGCCTCTGTTGCAGAGTCGTTATCCGGTGAGTTTTCGTATCAGCATCGATTCCCCTATTGAAACGGAGCATGATGCGGGCCGGGGTGAGGGGATGTTTGATCTGGCACTGAAGGGGATGAAAGCCCTGAATGATATGGGCTTTCAGGTTTCTGTTGCGCGGCATATGGCCGAGGGTGAAGACAGCGCTGAGGTTGAACGGCAGTATCGCGATCTGCTGGTTTCCCGCGGTATTCCCGCAGAGACTAAGTTTGTCGCCTTTCCTGACTTTCTTCCGCCGGGCAGCCATGGCCATGGACCGGATATCACCACTAACTGCATGACTCAATATCACACCGAAGAGAGCCGTAACAGTTTTATGTGTGCATTCAGTAAGATGGTGGTGAAACAAAACGGGAGGATGCGCATCTATGCCTGTACGCTGGTGGATGATGATCCCGAATATGATATGGGTGATAATTTACGTCAGGCACTGGAGCAGCAGGTCAGTATGAAGCATCATCGTTGTTTTAGTTGCTTTAAATATGGCGCATCATGCAGCGAAACTTAG
- a CDS encoding ATP-binding cassette domain-containing protein, translating into MNKLSTLTQLLKFMLPYRKYWVGAVIALLFTAAITLAIGQGVRLVIDNGFVAGSVSQLNQAIMILIAMAVLMACGTFIRFYLVSWLGERVTADIRQAVFDNVIGLHPSFFETNRSGEIMSRLTTDTTLLQSIIGSSFSMALRSLVTTSGALIMLFVTNIKLSLIIVAGVPLILLPILIFGRRVRALARKSQDSIADVGSYAGEAIQQIKTVQSYTQEVHESRAFGVEVDSAFRVAQHRIRQRAMLMAMVILLVFGALSGMLWVGGYDVITGAMSAGELGAFVFYALIVAMGVGTMSEVYGELQRAVGATERLMELLDAESEIRARKTGAVPVTDTTDLRAELSLKDVCFNYPSRPDQAALEDFSLTFNEGSITALVGPSGAGKSTVFELLLRFYDPHKGQVCFDSVDLRDLDPRELRQQIALVSQQPALFTADVIENIRYGRGDATEAEVIAAAKAAYAHEFIERLPDGYYSDLGEQGVRLSGGQKQRIAIARAILNDRRILLLDEATSALDTESEHKVQLALDTLMRGRTTIIIAHRLSTILHADQIVVMDRGRVVGQGSHDQLLQSSELYARLAELQFKTDSVGQESVL; encoded by the coding sequence ATGAATAAATTATCAACGCTGACTCAGCTATTGAAGTTTATGCTGCCATACCGCAAATATTGGGTCGGGGCGGTGATCGCGCTGTTGTTTACGGCAGCTATAACGCTTGCAATCGGTCAGGGGGTGCGCCTGGTGATCGATAATGGCTTTGTGGCAGGCTCTGTATCGCAGTTGAATCAGGCCATCATGATTCTGATCGCAATGGCGGTGCTGATGGCCTGTGGCACCTTTATCCGTTTTTATCTGGTGTCATGGCTGGGCGAGCGGGTGACCGCCGATATTCGTCAGGCGGTGTTCGATAATGTGATCGGTCTGCACCCCAGTTTTTTTGAGACCAACCGGAGTGGCGAAATCATGTCGCGGCTGACGACGGATACCACTTTGCTGCAATCGATTATTGGCAGTTCCTTTTCGATGGCGTTGCGCAGTCTGGTTACTACGTCCGGTGCACTTATTATGCTGTTCGTGACGAATATCAAACTGTCGCTGATCATTGTCGCCGGTGTGCCGCTGATTCTGCTGCCGATTCTTATCTTTGGACGCCGGGTGCGGGCCCTGGCGCGTAAAAGTCAGGACAGTATTGCCGATGTTGGCAGCTATGCCGGTGAAGCGATTCAGCAGATTAAAACGGTTCAGAGCTACACTCAGGAGGTCCATGAAAGCCGCGCGTTCGGGGTTGAGGTGGACAGTGCTTTCAGGGTCGCTCAGCACCGTATCCGGCAGCGGGCGATGCTGATGGCAATGGTTATCTTGCTGGTGTTTGGTGCGCTGTCAGGAATGCTCTGGGTCGGCGGGTATGATGTTATCACCGGGGCAATGTCCGCCGGTGAGCTGGGCGCCTTCGTGTTTTATGCGCTGATTGTCGCCATGGGGGTTGGCACAATGTCTGAGGTGTATGGTGAACTACAGCGGGCGGTGGGGGCAACCGAGCGGCTGATGGAATTGCTTGATGCAGAAAGTGAGATCCGGGCGCGTAAAACCGGTGCCGTACCGGTCACTGACACCACTGATCTCAGGGCCGAACTCTCCCTTAAAGATGTCTGCTTCAATTACCCTTCGCGTCCGGATCAGGCCGCTTTGGAAGATTTTTCGTTAACCTTTAATGAAGGATCTATCACCGCGCTGGTGGGGCCCTCCGGAGCGGGAAAATCGACTGTTTTTGAACTGTTGCTACGCTTCTATGATCCGCACAAAGGTCAGGTCTGTTTCGACTCAGTGGATCTGCGTGATCTGGATCCCCGTGAGCTAAGACAGCAGATCGCACTGGTGTCGCAGCAACCGGCTCTGTTTACGGCTGATGTGATCGAGAATATTCGTTATGGCCGCGGCGATGCTACTGAAGCGGAGGTGATTGCCGCTGCAAAAGCCGCCTATGCCCATGAGTTTATTGAACGCCTGCCAGACGGCTATTACAGTGATCTGGGGGAGCAGGGTGTACGTCTCTCCGGTGGTCAGAAGCAGCGTATCGCCATTGCCCGGGCGATCCTCAATGACCGGCGCATACTGCTGCTGGATGAAGCGACCAGTGCTCTGGATACCGAGAGTGAGCACAAGGTTCAGCTGGCCCTGGATACGCTGATGCGGGGTAGAACGACTATTATCATCGCTCACCGTCTGTCGACAATATTGCATGCGGATCAGATTGTGGTGATGGATCGGGGCAGGGTTGTAGGGCAGGGTAGCCATGACCAGTTGCTGCAAAGCTCAGAGCTGTATGCACGTCTGGCTGAATTACAGTTTAAGACCGACTCCGTCGGGCAGGAGTCAGTCCTGTAG
- a CDS encoding enoyl-CoA hydratase/isomerase family protein: MDQNVALPELTDSELSLSDRIATLTFRRHDVRNALTGTGLIDDIISVADWVKRTPEVSVLILTGEGSAFSAGGNIKEMSEREGIHKDGAFGGDVYTVQEKYRLGIQRIPLAMTAIDIPVIAAINGPAIGAGFDLTCMCDLRIGSSKALLGETFVNLGIIPGDGGAWFLQRLIGYQKAAELTLTGRMIAADEARTLGILLEVVEHEQLMDRVMELARQIADKPPQALRMTKRLLKTAQKMELPEFLEHCALMQGICHNTEDHLEAVNAFIEKRTPSYQGK, translated from the coding sequence ATGGATCAAAATGTAGCACTTCCAGAACTGACTGACAGTGAATTAAGCCTGTCTGACCGTATCGCGACCCTGACGTTCAGGCGCCACGATGTCCGCAACGCTCTCACCGGCACCGGGCTGATTGACGATATTATTAGCGTGGCGGACTGGGTTAAACGTACCCCTGAGGTTTCGGTACTGATTCTCACGGGGGAAGGCAGTGCCTTTTCTGCCGGGGGTAATATCAAAGAGATGAGTGAGCGGGAGGGTATCCATAAAGACGGTGCTTTTGGCGGCGATGTCTATACCGTACAGGAGAAGTACCGGTTGGGCATTCAACGCATTCCACTGGCGATGACCGCAATTGATATCCCGGTGATTGCTGCAATTAATGGGCCGGCAATCGGTGCCGGATTTGACCTGACCTGCATGTGCGACCTCCGAATCGGTTCGAGTAAAGCCCTGCTGGGCGAAACATTCGTCAATCTGGGCATCATCCCCGGCGATGGTGGGGCCTGGTTCCTGCAACGTTTAATCGGCTACCAGAAAGCGGCTGAGCTGACCCTGACCGGCAGAATGATCGCTGCCGATGAAGCCAGAACGCTGGGAATATTACTGGAAGTGGTGGAACATGAACAGCTGATGGACAGAGTGATGGAGCTGGCACGACAGATAGCGGATAAACCGCCCCAGGCCTTGAGAATGACTAAAAGACTGCTGAAAACAGCACAGAAAATGGAGCTCCCCGAGTTTCTCGAACACTGCGCCCTGATGCAGGGGATCTGCCACAACACAGAAGACCACCTGGAAGCGGTCAATGCATTTATTGAGAAACGTACCCCGAGCTATCAGGGGAAGTAG
- a CDS encoding cupin domain-containing protein codes for MQNLLTNIPAQLPGELFTTLLENNHIKIERIVSRGHHSPENYWYDQDQHEWLVLIQGAARIGYPDSQSTELQSGDYLHIPAHRRHRVEWTSPTQDTIWLAIHYG; via the coding sequence ATGCAGAACCTGTTAACCAATATCCCGGCACAACTTCCCGGTGAGTTATTCACCACCCTTTTAGAAAACAACCATATCAAAATTGAACGGATCGTATCCCGGGGGCACCATTCTCCCGAAAACTACTGGTATGATCAGGATCAGCATGAGTGGCTTGTGCTGATTCAGGGCGCTGCACGGATAGGCTACCCTGACAGTCAGTCAACCGAACTGCAGTCGGGGGATTATCTCCATATCCCGGCTCACAGGCGCCATCGTGTTGAATGGACATCACCGACTCAGGATACCATCTGGCTGGCGATTCATTATGGCTGA
- a CDS encoding outer membrane beta-barrel protein: protein MNRKTLSVLVMGASLVVTANCMAYEAGDMILRVGAANVDPQTSNNTVVAGLDVEDDTQIGITGTYMLTNNLGLELLAATPFKHDITLDGAKVGETKHLPPTLSLQYYPMDSSSAFQPYVGLGINYTEFFSESTTGALAGTKLELDSSWGLAGQLGVDYSINDQWLLNAAVWKMDINTDVKVNGSKLGELEIDPMVYMVSVGYKF, encoded by the coding sequence ATGAACAGAAAAACACTTTCCGTATTAGTCATGGGTGCATCACTGGTAGTCACAGCTAACTGTATGGCATACGAAGCAGGCGATATGATTTTACGGGTGGGTGCGGCGAACGTTGACCCCCAGACATCGAATAATACTGTCGTTGCAGGCTTAGATGTAGAAGACGATACCCAGATTGGTATTACCGGCACCTACATGCTTACCAATAACCTTGGTCTGGAGTTGCTGGCAGCCACCCCTTTCAAGCATGACATTACCCTTGATGGCGCAAAAGTAGGTGAAACCAAGCATCTGCCGCCCACCCTGTCCCTGCAGTACTACCCAATGGATAGCAGCTCCGCTTTTCAGCCTTATGTAGGATTGGGTATTAACTACACTGAATTCTTCTCAGAAAGTACCACCGGCGCTCTGGCTGGAACCAAGCTTGAACTCGATAGTTCATGGGGTCTGGCAGGCCAGCTGGGTGTCGATTATTCAATTAACGATCAGTGGCTGTTGAATGCTGCCGTCTGGAAAATGGATATCAATACCGATGTAAAAGTGAATGGAAGCAAACTAGGCGAGCTTGAAATTGATCCAATGGTGTATATGGTTTCTGTTGGCTACAAGTTTTGA
- a CDS encoding isocitrate lyase — protein sequence MSTLTKDIETVAALKETYGSAWNAINPEYAARMRAQNKFKTGLDIAKYTAAIMRKDMERYDNDSSQYTQSLGCWHGFIGQQKMISIKKHFNSTDRRYLYLSGWMVAALRSEFGPLPDQSMHEKTSVASLIEELYTFLRQADARELGGLFRELDAARKAGDQAAEAATQDKIDNHMTHVVPIIADIDAGFGNAEATYLMAKQMIEAGACCIQIENQVSDEKQCGHQDGKVTVPHEDFLAKIRAVRYAFLELGVDDGVIVARTDSLGAGLTKQIAVTNKPGDLGDQYNSFLDCEEVSPADMKNGDVVLNRDGKLLRPKRLPSNLFQFRAGTGEDRCVLDCITSLQNGADLLWIETEKPHVGQIGNMVNRIREVCPNAKLVYNNSPSFNWTLNFRQQVFDAMVEEGKDVSAYNRDNLMSVEYDETELSAIADEKIRTFQADAAREAGIFHHLITLPTYHTAALSTDNLAKEYFGEQGMLGYVAGVQRKEIRQGIACVKHQNMAGSDMGDDHKEYFAGEAALKAAGEDNTMNQFG from the coding sequence ATGTCTACTCTGACTAAAGATATCGAAACAGTTGCCGCACTGAAAGAGACCTACGGCTCTGCCTGGAATGCGATCAACCCTGAATACGCTGCCCGCATGCGTGCTCAGAACAAATTCAAAACCGGTCTGGATATCGCTAAGTATACCGCTGCGATCATGCGCAAAGACATGGAACGCTACGACAACGACTCTTCTCAGTACACTCAGTCTCTGGGTTGCTGGCACGGTTTCATCGGTCAGCAGAAGATGATCTCTATTAAGAAGCACTTCAACAGCACTGACCGTCGTTACCTTTACCTGTCAGGCTGGATGGTAGCAGCGCTGCGGTCTGAGTTTGGTCCCCTGCCAGACCAGTCTATGCACGAAAAAACCTCCGTGGCTTCCCTGATCGAAGAGCTGTACACCTTCCTGCGTCAGGCCGATGCCCGTGAACTGGGTGGTCTTTTCCGTGAACTGGATGCAGCGCGTAAAGCGGGCGACCAAGCGGCTGAAGCGGCCACTCAGGACAAGATTGATAACCACATGACTCACGTCGTGCCAATCATCGCCGATATCGATGCCGGTTTCGGTAACGCTGAAGCGACCTATCTGATGGCTAAGCAGATGATCGAAGCCGGTGCCTGCTGTATCCAGATTGAGAACCAGGTGTCTGATGAGAAGCAGTGTGGTCACCAGGACGGTAAGGTAACTGTACCTCATGAAGACTTCCTGGCGAAGATCCGTGCAGTACGTTACGCCTTCCTGGAGCTGGGTGTGGATGACGGTGTCATCGTGGCCCGTACCGACTCTCTGGGTGCCGGCCTGACCAAGCAGATCGCTGTGACCAACAAGCCAGGCGACCTGGGCGACCAGTACAACAGCTTCCTGGATTGCGAAGAAGTATCCCCTGCCGATATGAAGAACGGTGATGTGGTACTCAACCGTGACGGCAAGCTGCTGCGTCCTAAGCGTCTGCCATCCAACCTGTTCCAGTTCCGTGCTGGCACCGGTGAAGACCGTTGCGTACTGGACTGCATCACCTCGCTGCAGAACGGTGCTGACCTGCTGTGGATCGAGACTGAAAAACCTCACGTGGGTCAGATCGGTAACATGGTTAACCGTATCCGTGAAGTCTGCCCGAATGCCAAGCTGGTGTATAACAACAGCCCATCATTCAACTGGACACTGAACTTCCGTCAGCAGGTGTTTGATGCGATGGTTGAAGAAGGTAAAGACGTATCGGCTTACAACCGCGACAACCTGATGTCGGTTGAATACGATGAGACTGAACTGTCTGCCATTGCCGATGAGAAGATCCGTACCTTCCAGGCCGATGCGGCGCGTGAAGCGGGTATCTTCCATCACCTGATCACCCTGCCGACTTACCACACCGCGGCGCTGTCTACTGACAACCTGGCGAAAGAGTACTTCGGTGAGCAGGGCATGCTGGGCTACGTAGCTGGCGTACAGCGTAAGGAGATCCGTCAGGGTATCGCCTGTGTTAAGCACCAGAACATGGCCGGTTCCGATATGGGCGATGATCACAAAGAATACTTCGCCGGTGAAGCTGCACTGAAAGCCGCTGGTGAAGACAACACCATGAACCAGTTCGGTTAA
- a CDS encoding cupin domain-containing protein encodes MSDSPFGDISVEEFLRDYWQKKPLLVRNAFPDFEAPVGADELAGLSLEEDVESRLVVQSPDGTDWQIQHGPFDDDTFANLPESHWTLLVQAVDHWVPEASEIIEQFRFIPNWRYDDLMVSFASQGGGVGPHYDNYDVFLIQTQGKRRWEVGGFFDQNSPRRPDTPVMIMTEWEPEHNWILEPGDMLYIPPQVGHNGIGASDDCMTYSVGFRAPSHAEIMRSFTDFIGEKLTSESRYTDPDLTLQDNPGEIRPEALQKVREIFTSYLQDDARLGEWLGKFVTDPKYPELDQRPEQPATVAEIREALKEGDLCFIRNEGSRFSYSAGQDGEIQLYADGNCFKVSGSSCALVTSLCQSPLIVINQGEWSDQQLQLLADLYNQGSLYTE; translated from the coding sequence ATGAGTGATTCACCTTTCGGCGACATCTCAGTCGAAGAGTTTCTGCGTGATTACTGGCAGAAGAAGCCGCTACTGGTTCGCAACGCGTTCCCAGATTTCGAAGCCCCTGTGGGTGCTGATGAACTGGCAGGTCTGTCGCTTGAGGAGGATGTGGAATCAAGACTGGTTGTTCAGAGTCCGGATGGCACTGACTGGCAGATACAGCACGGCCCGTTTGACGACGACACCTTTGCAAACCTTCCTGAGAGCCACTGGACATTGCTGGTACAGGCTGTCGATCACTGGGTTCCGGAAGCCAGTGAGATTATCGAACAGTTTCGCTTTATTCCTAACTGGCGTTACGATGACCTGATGGTCAGTTTTGCCAGCCAGGGCGGCGGCGTAGGCCCTCATTACGATAATTATGACGTATTTCTGATTCAGACTCAGGGTAAACGCCGCTGGGAAGTCGGCGGATTTTTCGATCAGAACTCTCCCCGTCGCCCGGATACACCGGTGATGATTATGACCGAGTGGGAGCCGGAACATAACTGGATTCTTGAGCCCGGCGATATGCTCTATATCCCGCCCCAGGTAGGCCACAACGGTATCGGTGCCTCCGATGACTGTATGACCTACTCGGTCGGTTTCAGAGCCCCCTCGCACGCGGAGATCATGCGCAGCTTTACCGATTTTATCGGTGAAAAACTTACCTCTGAATCCCGCTATACGGATCCCGATCTGACATTGCAGGACAACCCGGGCGAAATCCGTCCCGAAGCATTGCAAAAAGTACGCGAGATCTTTACCTCCTATTTGCAGGATGATGCCCGACTGGGTGAGTGGCTGGGGAAATTTGTCACCGATCCGAAATACCCGGAACTGGATCAGCGCCCGGAGCAGCCTGCTACCGTAGCAGAGATTCGCGAAGCGCTTAAAGAAGGCGATCTGTGCTTTATACGCAACGAAGGCAGCCGTTTCTCTTACAGTGCAGGTCAGGATGGCGAAATTCAGCTCTATGCGGACGGTAACTGCTTTAAAGTTTCAGGCAGCAGTTGCGCCTTAGTAACCAGCCTGTGTCAGTCACCACTGATCGTTATCAATCAGGGTGAATGGAGTGATCAGCAGTTGCAGTTACTGGCCGACCTCTATAATCAGGGCTCACTCTATACGGAATAA
- the trmJ gene encoding tRNA (cytosine(32)/uridine(32)-2'-O)-methyltransferase TrmJ: protein MLDNIRIVLINTFHPGNIGAAARAMKNMGLSQLYLVEPRVFPDEEADARAAGAKDLLESAVVVSTLDEAIADCQLVIGTSARNRTFDLPIFDAHDCARKVVGEAEHGKVAIIFGRETMGLHNAELQRCNYHVYIPANPEYPVLNVSAAIQLVCYEIWQAHSKQSYIKSDEPYPLTRDMERFYEHLEKALRKTRFIIPQHEGKVMDKLRRFFNRSRPERTELNMLRGILTSIDETTSKLTAAEAKHAPIQSQDKGSDQ, encoded by the coding sequence ATGCTCGACAATATCCGTATCGTACTGATCAATACCTTTCATCCCGGCAATATCGGCGCCGCTGCACGGGCAATGAAGAACATGGGGCTGAGCCAGCTGTATCTGGTAGAGCCACGGGTTTTTCCCGATGAGGAGGCCGACGCCCGCGCGGCAGGTGCCAAAGACCTTCTCGAGAGTGCCGTCGTAGTCAGTACGCTGGATGAAGCGATTGCAGACTGCCAACTGGTGATCGGAACCAGTGCGCGAAACCGCACTTTTGATCTGCCGATTTTTGATGCTCACGACTGTGCCCGCAAAGTGGTCGGTGAAGCTGAGCACGGTAAGGTCGCCATCATTTTCGGCCGTGAAACCATGGGGCTGCACAACGCAGAACTACAGCGTTGCAACTACCACGTTTACATTCCGGCTAATCCTGAATATCCGGTACTGAATGTATCGGCCGCTATTCAGCTGGTGTGTTACGAGATCTGGCAGGCCCACAGCAAACAGAGCTACATCAAAAGTGATGAGCCCTACCCCCTGACCCGCGATATGGAGCGATTTTACGAGCACCTTGAAAAGGCTCTGCGTAAGACCCGCTTCATCATACCTCAGCATGAAGGCAAGGTGATGGATAAACTGCGGCGTTTCTTTAACCGCTCACGGCCAGAACGCACCGAACTGAATATGCTCCGGGGCATTCTTACATCGATAGACGAGACGACCTCTAAGTTAACCGCTGCTGAAGCTAAGCACGCCCCTATACAATCTCAGGATAAAGGATCTGATCAATGA
- a CDS encoding DUF3501 family protein, protein MKILSREELLSLEAYAQCRDQFRRQVMTYKTDRKIHLGEHIRLLFEDRATIQYQIQEMLRAERIFEAEAIQEELDTYNPLIPDGTNWKATMMIEYTDTEERREALSRLIGVEDRVWVQVDGYQRVYAVADEDLERENAEKTSSVHFLSFQLTPEMIDSLVQGSSLAMGVDHPQMQVVESIPEKNRLALVKDFADNPAAQLPLSQGN, encoded by the coding sequence ATGAAAATATTAAGTCGTGAGGAGCTATTGTCATTAGAGGCGTACGCGCAGTGCCGGGATCAGTTCAGACGTCAGGTGATGACCTATAAGACTGATCGCAAGATCCATCTTGGCGAGCATATCCGGCTGCTGTTTGAGGATAGAGCCACCATTCAATATCAGATACAGGAAATGCTGAGGGCCGAACGTATATTCGAAGCGGAAGCGATTCAGGAGGAACTGGATACCTACAACCCCCTGATCCCTGATGGTACTAACTGGAAAGCCACGATGATGATTGAATACACTGATACTGAGGAACGCCGCGAGGCCTTGTCACGTTTGATTGGTGTCGAGGACCGGGTTTGGGTGCAGGTGGATGGATACCAACGGGTCTATGCTGTCGCCGATGAAGATCTGGAACGTGAAAATGCAGAGAAAACATCCAGCGTGCATTTCCTTTCATTTCAGTTAACGCCTGAAATGATTGATTCGCTGGTTCAGGGTAGTTCACTTGCGATGGGCGTTGACCATCCTCAGATGCAGGTAGTCGAGTCGATACCCGAGAAAAACCGCCTGGCGCTGGTGAAAGATTTTGCAGACAATCCAGCAGCGCAGCTGCCTTTAAGTCAGGGCAATTAA